In a genomic window of Cuculus canorus isolate bCucCan1 chromosome Z, bCucCan1.pri, whole genome shotgun sequence:
- the LOC128850437 gene encoding uncharacterized protein LOC128850437 — protein MPLKDHEQCSRRKQLIATVSYGYEKWQATNLQKRARKHPNSAEAAAALGARGTEGAGRGRKGGEEAADKGHRLAGLWGRCRARPGRQLSRTPCTKGGGGGGPASPTTATPSGAARYWPGRGRRDGPRCPPPPSPGSLTCRRDGGCQARRCQPRAPASPGRSAAPRRQRGRPLPSARSPPSTSSAAASSCSPLPHWDPPLPYAISAARIEASSPSCQIVSHPHRAVQNTEPHPPPSPALPPLPPPSSSAARARAVWPPNCDSGGTGGRGEGGKERGKERARAARGPRRAPGGPAVTLPPPYADTGLPGAARLSPCPQRCPGHLPASPPSEKRSGDPEKCC, from the exons atgcccttgaaggaccatgaacagtgcaGTAGGAGGAAGCAACTcatagcaacagtaagctatggct ATGAGAAGTGGCAGGCCACCAACTTACAGAAGAGGGCCAGGAAGCACCCCAACAGTGCTGAGG CTGCGGCAGCGCTGGGAGCTAGGGGCACGGAaggagcggggcgggggaggaagggaggggaggaggcgGCAGACAAAGGACACCGGCTCGCAGGGCTGTGGGGCCGCTGCCGGGCCCGCCCGGGGCGGCAGCTCTCCCGAACCCCGTGCACAAaggggggcggcggcggcggccccgcGTCCCCCACCACAGCGACTCCCTCCGGCGCTGCCCGGTACTGGCCCGGCCGAGGGCGGCGCGACGGGccgcgctgccccccccccccatcccccggCTCGCTCACCTGCCGGCGGGACGGGGGGTGCCAGGCCCGGCGGTGCCAGCCGCGGGCCCCCGCCTCGCCGGGCCGCTCAGCTGCTCCGCGGCGGCAGCGGGGACGGCCGCTCCCCTCGGCTCGATCgcccccctccacctcctccgccgccgcctcctcctgcTCGCCTCTGCCACATTGGGATCCCCCTCTGCCTTACGCGATCTCCGCCGCTAGGATAGAGGCCTCCTCACCTTCCTGCCAAATAGTGAGCCACCCGCATCGAGCTGTTCAAAACACGGAGCCCCACCCCCCGCCCTCCCCAGCTCTacccccgctccccccgccctCGTCCTCCGCGGCTCGCGCACGCGCGGTGTGGCCGCCCAACTGCGACAGCGGCGGAaccggggggaggggggagggcgGGAAGGAGCGAGGTAAGGAGCGCGCGCGCGCCGCCCGAGGCCCTCGGCGCGCGCCTGGCGGCCCCGCAGTCACCCTGCCTCCTCCCTACGCGGACACGGGCCTACCTGGGGCTGCGAGGCTGTCACCGTGCCCGCAGCGCTGTCCTGGGCATCTTccggcctccccaccctccgAGAAACGCTCGGGTGATCCGGAGAAGTGTTGTTGA